The Quercus robur chromosome 7, dhQueRobu3.1, whole genome shotgun sequence genome has a segment encoding these proteins:
- the LOC126690997 gene encoding uncharacterized protein LOC126690997, protein MYNGRTDLVEHVSHFNQRMVVHSRNEVLMCKVFPSSLGPVVMRWFDGLREDSISSFKELTKAFGAHFVTCSKIPRPLDSLLSMAIWEGETLKTYSDRYWEMFNEIDGDFDDVVIRTFKVGLPAEHDLRKYLTRKPIRSMRRLMDRIDEYKQVEEDQQ, encoded by the coding sequence ACCAGAGAATGGTCGTCCACTCCCGAAACGAAGTcttgatgtgcaaagtgttcCCATCTAGTTTGGGGCCCGtggtgatgagatggtttgacggTCTGAGAGAAGATTCTATCAGCTCCTTTAAGGAGCTCACCAAGGCCTTTGGGGCTCATTTTGTGACTTGCAGCAAGATTCCTCGGCCTTTGGACTCTTTGCTGTCCATGGCAATATGGGAGGGAGAGACCTTGAAAACGTACTCCGAtagatactgggagatgttcAACGAGATAGATGGGGATTTTGATGACGTAGTTATAAGGACTTTCAAGGTTGGCTTGCCCGCTGAGCACGACCTAAGAAAATATTTGACTAGGAAACCCATCAGGAGTATGCGTCGGCTCATGGACCGCATTGATGAGTATAAGCAagtcgaggaggaccagcaaTAG